tcacTCCTACCCCCGTGCTCATCCCCTCCCTTGTCCCTCTCGCGTGCACCCACCCGagcgcagccgcagccgccgctCGCCGTCCGCGCGCTCACCGCCGTTGCCGTGCTCCCTCGACCCGTCCGCGAGGTCCGCGTCGACGTCTTCTTCCTCTCCACCGAGTTGCACGAGCCCGGACGCCCTGTGGAGCCGCCTTCaccctcgtcttcctcctcgggcaCCCGAGATCGCCGTCGTGGTTTCGTCGCCTCCGAGCCGTCCCCAAGCACGCTGAGCTACTCCACGACCTCCGGGTGAGCTCCGCCGCATTTCCCCTCTCTTTCCCGCGTCTTTCCCGTCCTCTAGACACCGTTCCGCCAAGGCCAAAACTCACCGTCGCACGAGCTCGACGCCGGCGTcatccggtgaccatttggtcacacGCTGGTGCCTAACGCACTCACCGCACCTCGTACCGCCTCGTTAGTGCATCCGTTCGCCCACTGCAGCAGCAAAACCACCGACGCCCGAGCTCCGGTTGCCGCccagctcgtcgccgccgccgttgcaCGCCGTCCCAGCACACACCGCGGCCACCATTAGATGCGGCGCATCACAGGCTTTCGAACGCGCCCAGCCGCGCGTCCAGCCGATGCTAGAGTTGGCCGGACGGGCATCGCCGCCGCGCTCTGGTTATCGCCGGAGTTAATCCGGTGACGTGGTCGGATTAGACTAGTCTAATTACCGTGTTTAGCCCAAGCTTAGATGCTGACAGCCGGGCCCCACCGCCTAACTAACCGGCTAACTAAAATAGATTAAGGTTAATCTAATTGCAGTGGGCCCACGTGTCAGCTTTGACTATGCTGACGTGTCCGTTGACCCAACCCCACCTGTCTGTGACCCTAGGCAGCACTGGGTCACTGACTAGTGGgtcccactagtcaggtttgatcTGGATCGCGCCTGTTGACTAGCCGACGTCACACCGACGTCATCCTGACGCAGTAAAGATTTTCTAGGATTTTAAATAAATcataaatgatttatttattttagaaaatagccaaaacttctaaaaatcatataaaatcaacgtagctccaaatgaaataatttatatatgaaaaattattagaaaaatccaatctatccatttgtaccattttcatgcatgttagaacaacttatggcttctgtttaggacaaatcaaatAAATGACATTTGCatatccacatatggagttttgaatctgaatcttggattcaaaccaacttcacttaaattgttgctagttgcattagatcaaatcacagcatattgccatgtcatgatcatgcatcatattgttgcattgcattgattgtgttccttctctgttgccggtatttgtcccctctcagtagacgtggttccgacgatgagatcgatgacaccgatgaagaactatactatcttcagaagttccaggcaagcaaaacccccttgttcattccgatacaatcccactctctcgcttctgctctcttttactgcattaggacaacaacgcttcaactgttacctgctgcggtagttgaacccctttcctctgcatgacctatcattgccacagtaaatagatgaaacccactagcacgagtaggagttgtttgagccctgatgtgcctactcattcatgcttgttgtcatgcctgctactgcttagagttgagtcaggtctgattcatcggggatgaattggaatgtggtgaacatgtcttactattgagagctaagtgtgtgaacatgatttggtaaaggtagcggtgagaggccatgtaggagtacatggtgggttgtctcattgaagccgtcctcaggaactgagttctgtgtttgtgatccatgaacaactactactacacattgggatccttaattgactctctcgacttattaaccgcccctgtcctctgtccaggagttgcaagtagtttctggtgtttgtagtatgctggaggccgtgcgcagcgctgacccgagggggtgggctgtgatgcggtaggcacgtggcacggtgtaccgggacgcccgtttggtgtctcgggaaccctgcacacatcgttcggggccgtagtggaaacctcggccggactccctgcggatggaacctgaataggcgataaacctggattagggacttgtgtggttagtcaggtcgtggccgacaccctcgctaggtttccgcttgaaggttgccgagatacatgacgtgtacatggcggtaagtgacgagagcgtgtgtgaagaagtacacccctgcagggttataaatgaacTATTCGGATAGTCGCGTCtgcggtaaaggacctctgggttgctaTACAGTTCacagacaagtgaaagtggatactctaaaatgcgcaagataagcgtgagtgctatggatggcgttctcgtagggagacgggagcggatccatagtggtgtattgattggtgaatatgtggactcgtgtgcgccacctcaaaagagttacttgcgacgtagttcaggatagccactgagtcaaagctggcttgctgcagttaaactccaccacccctttgttgatactgatgcatatgtagatagttttgatgtaagtcttgctgggtacatttgtactcacgtttgcttaatttatgtttttgcagagagaatTCAGTCCCACTattagttccgcgtggacttcgacgtttagcttgttacctcaactacgatcttgtgccctcggcagggtcttgtagatagttaggcttctcagccttttttcatttgtagttgtctgtacttagacaagttaagcttccacatgtgcttattgcttgtatgacttgaatgctgggtcatcagacccatgtttgtaatatctggctcctcggagcctaatgaataaatactttgagtcgtagagtcttgttgtgatgtcatgttgtatttgcacacatcgggcatattgtgtgtatattattgaaatgcttgatatgtgtgggatccgacaacctagttgtttattcttggtagcctctcttaccgggaaatgtctcctagtgcttccactgagccatggtagcttgctactgctccggaacacttaggctggccggcatgtgtccttcgttcctgtgtctgtcccttcggggaaatgtcacgcgctgttcctttaagtccttgtagcttgctacgacttgggttcatacgttgatgaccgacacgttcgttgatgggtcatgtatgcatgtccctgtaagttagtgccactttggattcacgactagtcatgtcggcccgggttctttgtcatatggatgctagcgacactatcatatacgtgagccaaaaggcgcaaacggtcccgggccaggtaaggtggcacccgtgggaataccgtgcgtgaggccgcaaagtgatatgatgtgttacatgctagattggtgtgacttaggatcggggtcctgacaaaaaGAGATTTGAGATCACAATAATGGTGTCTAGTGGCATTTTTGAGCATGTGTCTAACGGACCGATAGCATTTTTGAGCGGTTAAAATTCCTAGTcgcaaaactgagtagtgggaCACAACCGATGGCATAAATGATAAAACCCCAAAAATGCCATCGCTAGAGTGGTCCAAGGTTTTGAAAAAATCGCTAGAGTGGTCCACATTTCTCTGAGAAAACAACATGCGAACTACTGGATCAAACTCGTCGCTCCGTTTCTGCCTGGAATTGCGTAATGAAGTTACTCACAACAAACCAGACCCTCCCGTCGTTGCTTCTAGAAGGTTTCTTAACAGCTACATCAACTCACTGTTATATATCAAGCAACACCCTGAAACTAACTTGAAGAAGGACAAGATGGTGGTGCAATACAAACAAGATCCTCGATGTCGTGTGCCCCGGGAACGACATGATCGCCCAGCTACTTCCCCTACTCACTGGAGCCGGCCTCTGTCGGGATGGAACAAACTAAACATTGACGGAGCATTTTGTGAGAAGGATGGAACGAAAGGAGCGGGCATGATTTTGAGGAATAATGAGGTAGCACCATCTTCCATCTTGCCGATTCCTTCATATTTGTTCAAGTGCCCTAGAAGCTGAAACGACGACATGTGCAGAGGGCGTTGCCGTTGCACTAGAGTGGAGTACATGGCCTTTTATCTTTGACTCGGACTGCAGTGTCATTATTGATATGTTACGCCATCGTGACTTGAACCGATCCCCGGTGGCCGTATTTGTCAAGGAATCGGAAAAACTGTTGCGTTCAAGTTGAGAACACCTACTTTTGCACGTATGTATAAATCAAAATTTTGTAGTTCATGCACTTGCCCAAATGAGAAAGACAACGTCTCGCACGACCATCTAGCTGAGGAACGGCCCGGATGAGAGGAATAGAAAAACTGTTATGTTCAAGCTGAGAACATATACTTTTGCATGTATGTAGAAATCAAAATTTCTGTAGTTCATACACTTGTCCAAATGGGAAAGACATCGTTTGGCACGGCCGTTTTGCTGAGGCATGGCCCGGATGAGATTGATCGGCTGTGCAGATCATCAGATTGTAATGACTTTTCTCAAAAAGAAAATCATATGGTAATGACAATTCTTGATGAATGAAACGCCATCTTTTCTTAAAAAAGAGTCCTgatcttttttattttttgagaaTAGCCATTAATCTGCTTTTTTTTTTAGGGTAGCCATTAATCtgctttttttttttgaggggtagCCATTAATCTGCTGGGTGAGACAGAAAACCGAAGGAGAGATAAGGTTTGGGCCAGCCCAGCCACAGCCTCTCTCCCTCGCTCCCGAGCTCAGCTCGCCTCCCCTCCGTCTCACCTCGCCCCACCTCGCCtgctcctcccaccccgccgtcCTCATGCTCCTCCCAATGCGCCGCCTCGCTTCTTCTCCTTCCCTCCCAGCCGTCTACCCACACATCTCCCCCGCGCGGCGCTCCCTTGGACTCCGGCGACAACATGGTCGAGGGGCGCCGGCAAGGAGGACGTCAGCGACGCCTGTGGTATGCTGCTCGGGTTCCCTGCCCGTAGCCAGTCAGTCGAGCCAATCCACAATGACCGGAGCGAATCCGGTGACGGTGGCGGGCACAGAGAGATCGTCGGAGTGGAGCGGGGACGCGATACGCCGGCGTTTCCTCGATTTCTACGCCGCCCGTGGCCACAAGATTCTTCCGAGCTCGTCTCTCGTGCCCGATGACCCCACCGTGTTCCTCACCATAGCTGGGATGCTTCAGTTCAAGCCTATATTTCTTGGCAAGGTGCGTCCGCATTATTAGAACATCGATTCCTGAAGTTTTAGTGGTTTCTGAGAAATTGGGGAATGTGGCGAACAAGGATAGTTTTCATTTTTCGTTTATAGTACTCCAGAAACACAGGAATAGAAAACACTTAACCAATTTCATGTCATGGCATATTGAACGCTACATGAACTAAAATCACAAGAATATGTAATAGAAGTTGTTTGGTTGCACCACATGAGAAATGTAGGAATTTCCTTGGAGTATTGGGTGTGTGACTAGTTGTCATAGACACAAAGCAAAATTTCAGTGGAAATTTATGCTTTGTACTTGCCTCCAAACTAGCGGGTAGGAAAATTTCTTGTGGTTTCCAGTCCCTCAAATCAAACAAGCTTTACATGAAAAATTCCTAAGGAGAATAGAATTCTCCAAAATTCCTACTCCCTctttccatctatatagggcctaatgcgtttttcgaggctaactttgaccaaatattagagcaataatatatgacatgcaacttacacaaagcacaccgttaaattcgtgtgtgaaaggagctttcaatgatataattttcacattgtgcatgtcatgtactattaatcttgtcaatagtcaaaggtggtcttaaaaaacacattaggccctatatagatggaaggagggagtactaatcAAAGACGCCCTTATGTTTCAGTCCATTAGCACAATTCTTATCGTTATTTGTTGTCCATAACAATAGTGATGTCTGCAGTTCAATTCAATTTCTGAGTCGTTGCACTTTTAGTAGCAGGGAAGGAACTTCATTGTTGCTCCTAGATACACACACTATATTGCATTCTCTGCCTGTTTGATTTTACCACATGATGAAGTCCGTGTATTGTTACTTTAGGAACCTAGGCGTGTACCATGTGCCACCACCTCCCAGAAATGTATACGGACAAATGACATTGAGAATGTGGGACGCACATCCCGACATCAAACCTTCTTTGAGATGCTTGGGAACTTCAGCTTTGGCGATTACTTCAAGAAGGATGCAATCAAATGGGCATGGGAGCTGACAACCAAGGAGTATGAACAATTCCTTTATTCCGCATGCATCATGATATCCATGATGGTAAACTTTAAGCGGTTTATCTGGAAAATATTGCCATGTCTCTGCTTGTTATCATAGAGATGTTGTTCACACATTTCAAATCCATTATTATGCCGGATGTGATCTTTGTCACTTTGTGCTATGCATATACATTGTTATGTCAAGCTTCAGCTGTTCTTAAACTGCTCTTATATTACCTCAATGATGTTACTTCCATTTTAACTATCAGACAAGGCAAAGGAATCCACTTTACTCCACTGGGTTTTTATGGGTAATTATAGTCCCCTGAACTTTTTGGGTCCACTTAACCTCCTGAACTTCTTTTTGGTCTACTTAACTCCTGGAACTTATAATAATGGGTCACTTCACTGTTCACTCACTGACATCACATGTGGATGCTAATGCCATCTTCTACCTGCTTCACGCTCAATATCTGTTGAGTAGTCGGCCAGGCCCACCATGTTGTAGAAAATGATGTCAGCATGCATGTGTTGGAAAAATCATTCCAAAACCAGCCTGGGGGGAGGGTGTGTGAAATGATCTGGTATTAGAATTACAATAGTTTaagaccggggggggggggggggggatttgtGTTACTTGAGGAGGAAAGTGGACTTTTTCCTTGATTCTGTGGAATCTTTAGAACATGCTATGAGGTGCCGCGCAACAGCATTCCTGCAATTCCTTTTCATGTTCTGCTAGTGCTAGCATTCATTTTGTTTGTGAAATTTGTTTAGGTATGGATTACCCCCAGAAAGATTGTGGATTAGTGTATTTGAAGATGACGACGAGGCATTCTCTATTTGGCTCAATGAGGTCAGTTATGTAAAACTGCATATTTCTGCAATTTTGCATACCTTCtctgtttgtttgtttgtttgtttgttacTGCAGTGATAGATATATAGTACATTTAACCACATATCACTGCTAATTCTCATATTAATTTAACCCTGTGCATGGTTAAGAATTCACGAGATATATCTATAGACAAAAAACCTTTAAAATCCCCAGAAAAATATGCAAGTTTTCCATAACAACTCAGTTTTAGTAAAAAGAGAGTAGAGATTCTGTGTAATGAATTTGTGATTCTTCACTAGTTATTTGAAATGTCAAACTTGCACGTTTCTTTTGAGAGGTCTAGGGATCGTGTTTGGTATCATGGTACATGACACCTGAAAGATATAATGTTCTTCATTTGGTATTTTGGTAAGCTTATAGCAACGAATTTCTTCTTTCTTATTCTATCCAGGTTGGTGTACCAAAGGAACGGATAAAGAGGATGGGCGAGGATGATAATTTTTGGACTAGTGGTGCAACTGGACCTTGCGGACCATGTTCTGAAATGTATTATGATTTCCATCCTGAGAGAGGATCCTTGAATGCGGTATGTGAAGATTCTATGGCATCGATGGTAAAATGTTCAGTATTTTCTATTCTGTATGGAGTTCTCCAGTAACTGAAATTAGTGATGTTCATATAGTTGTGTGCAGGATTTGAATGATGATAGCCGATTTATCGAATTCTATAATCTTGTCTTCATGCAATACAACAAAAATGATGATGGATCTCTAGAACCATTGAAACAAAAGAACATTGATACAGGAATGGGGCTTGAGCGTATGGCGCGCATTCTTCAAAATGTAATGCTCGTCAATCCTTCAAATGGTCCATAacatttttttgagctataatcTAACTTTGCACAGTTGTCTATTATATAGGTTCCAAACAATTACGAGACAGACTTGATTTTCCCAATAATGGAAAAGGCAGCAAGCATGGCTCTAGTTTCCTACAGTAAAGCTGATAATGCTATGAGGACAAATCTTAAAGTAAATCAATCTGGATCTATTACTTGTTTCATGATAAATTAGTTGTATGGACATAACCTTTGGCATTTTCTATCTTGCTAGGTAATTGGTGATCACATGAGGGCAGTTGTTTATCTCATATCAGATGGGGTCATCCCCTCGAATATTGGGAGAGGATATGTTGTTCGAAGGCTTATAAGAAGGGTAGTCCGGACTGGTAGATTGATAGGTATGAGAGGTGATGGGCATGAGAACTCTGAAGGTGCATTTTTACCTTCTCTAGCTGAGACAGTAATCAGCCTTAGCAGTGAGATAGATCCAGATGTTGAATCAAGGCGGAAATCGATTCTTGGAGAACTTCAAAGGGAAGAGCTGCGATTTGTACAGACTCTGGGAAGAGGTGAAAAGTTATTAGATGAACTTCTGGATGAGGCATTAGGTAGTGCTGGTGATATTGGAGACAAGCCTTGCCTATCTGGAAAAGATGTATTTCTTTTATATGATACATATGGTTTCCCCATAGAGATTACAGCTGAAATAGCTAGCGAACGGGGTGTTACTATTGATATGAAGGGATTTGATATTGAAATGGAAAACCAAAGAAAACAATCTCAGGCTGCTCACAATGTTATCAAACTTTCTGTAGGAAATGAGACCGAGATTATCAAAAGTATCCCTGATACTGAATTTTTGGGGTATGAGTCCCTTTTCGCAACAGCTGTTGTTAAAGGTATTTTAATCAATGGAAACCCAGTAGAAAATGTTTCAGAAGGTACTGATGTGGAAATACTATTAGACCGAACACCGTTCTATGCTGAATCGGGTGGTCAAGTTGGAGATAATGGTTTCCTATATGTGTATGGAGAGGAAGGTGGAAAACAAAATGCAGTCATAGAAATCAAAGATGTCCAAAAATCCCTGGGGAACATCTTTGTTCACAAAGGCACAATTAAACAGGGGTCAGTCGAGGTTGGAAAGAAAATCGACGCTGCAGTTGATGGAAAACTGAGGCAGGGAGCCAAGGTATGAAAACTatgaatcttttttctttcttctgtCTTCATGCATTTTATAAATAATTATATTTTGCTTCTGTTTTCATGCATTTTATGAATAATTAATTGTTCGGCCATCTGTGTGCTTTTGCTGGCCGGCATTTTAGACATTTGTAATAATTTTGTGAGCTTTCAACAAATATCATTTATGCACCTTTACTGGCTTTAAACAAGATACAAATATTGCTCAAGATAGTTATTTCGTTATGCTGGTGTCCTCTGATAGCTTAGCATACATTAACATAAAATGTCTGACTGTCTGCAAAGATGTTACTCGTAACTGGCATGAATATCAGTGAAAGGAAATGAGCTCTTTGTGACCTCAATTATCTAGTGTCTTCTCAGCATATGCTGGAACATGATGATATTACTGTTGCCTTGAAACAAAAtgtttgcctctaacaaatgctCATTCAGGAAGTTACCGATTGCACCTTTTGCTACAGCACCTATCTATTTCCATTTCTTCTTTAACTTCTTTCTGTTTCCCTGTCTAGGCTCATCATACTGCTACACATCTACTACAGTCCGCTCTTAAAAGTGTCATTGGTTCAGAGACATCACAGGCCGGATCCCTTGTGGCTTTTGACCGTCTTCGATTTGACTTCAGTTTCCATCGGCCCCTTACAGAAAAAGAATTACTGGAAATTGAATCATTGGTGAACCAATGGATTAGCGACGCAACACATCTCGAGACAAATGTGATGGCATTGCAAGATGCGAAAAATGCTGGTGCCACTGCAATGTTTGGAGAAAAATACGGTGAACAGGTTGGTATTTATAAATCAAAACAAATGACACTGGAAATTAAGATATTACAGCAATATTTCTGCAAAGTCATATGACAGCAGGCGATGTTTAAATTTTTGTGAATTCTGCTAGGTTAGAGTTGTCGAGGTCCCTGGGGTGTCGATGGAACTGTGTGGTGGAACTCATGTCAGTAATACTGCGGAGATCCGTGGATTCAAGATAATCTCAGAACAGGGAATAGCTTCTGGAGTCAGAAGGATTGAGGCAGTTGCAGGTGATGCATTTGTTGAGTATGTTTGTTCACGGGACAACTACATGCGACACTTATGCTCTTCACTTAAGGTATGGTCCTACTCATCGTAGCGAATTTGCTCTTTTCCCCTGACATGTCATATTTTTCTCGATGACTTGAGTAGCTGAAATCTGTGCATCTGAGATCTTCATCTCTTGTTCAAATGAATTTGGCATTTCCCTTTTGAAGTGCATTGAAACCCACCTACATCAGGTACTAGTTGATCTGTTACAGATGCACATACTACATTCGTTACATGTGCAGATTTGACGAAACTTAAATGTAAAATAGGCAGGCACAAGCCTACTTAATTGTACGCACGTTTGTGCCAAACAGAAACAGTTATTTAGAAATCACTTGACTAAACACTTCATGCTTGTTACAAGCAATACCTTGTCCCATGTGGGTAGTGTGATTAGAGAGTGCAAGAGAGAGGTCTGTTGACCGTGCCATTCAAAACTTCCTTGCGTCTGCCATAGACATTTCAATTATTTCTCATGGAGCATGATATTTTAACTATTAACTTTTTTTTTTTCAGGTCAAAGCAGAAGATGTCAACAGCAGAGTAGAAACAATTGTTGAAGAACTAAGAACAGCGAGAAATGAAGCATCATCTCTACGCAGCAAAATCGCAGTGCTTAAAGCAGCATCCCTGGCAAGTAAAGCTGTACTCGTTGAACCTCATAATGTCAGGTAATTGCTGCAACTGTTGCCACCTGTATGCACCCTACTTACTGTACTGTCTATCTGGCGTTCACAAATATACAGTATTTTTGTGCTATTTATTATTAAACCATCACTTCACATTTGCAACCTCTTCTAAAAATCTGTGTTGTGTAGGATCCTAGTTGAGAACATGGGGGATGTGGATGCTGATGGGCTGAAAAGCGCAGCCGAGCATCTCGTGGGAACCCTCCAAGACCCAGCCGCGGTGATTTTAGGTTCAAGTCCAGGAGACGGTAAGGTGAGCCTGGTCGCTGCCTTCAGTCCTGGAGTCGTGAAATTGGGAGTGCAAGCAGGCAAGTTTGTGGGTGGGATAGCGAAACTTTgcggcggaggtggtggcggcaaACCGAACTTTGCGCAGGCTGGTGGTCGGAAGCCAGAGAACTTGCCGGATGCCCTAGAGAAGGCTAGAGCTGAAATTGTTGCAGCGCTATCTTCAAAAGCCAGCTGATCTTCGATAGAGCCATTTACACACATAGGAAATAGAGCATATATTCACAAACATATGTAAATTGTTGCCCCTTTCTGGGTTTATGTAAATCGTTCCTTCTGGCCACCAAGAGTGCAAGCAGACATTTTTTTTGGATCTTTCCTTTACTTCTTCCAAGTGGTATACGCACCGTGGCAAGTGAAGGTTCATTTTAATCATTTTGTAGCTGGTGGGACAACAGTTGCACTTGCACATATATGCTGGAGTACATAGGTTTGGGTCCAGTTTGCAACAAACAAATTGGGAAATGCAGGAATACAGAAACCATGAGATAAACATCTCATGTTTGTTGTTGCCGTAGGCTGTTTGGAAGCTTCGCAACTAAAATACATGAATTTGGGGGGATTTGATTTGCCATCTTTAGCTAACGAACGAAAGGGACAAAGCTATGGTGCTAGATCCCTGTTTCTTTTTCCTCTGTAATAAGGGTTGTGTCTGCCTAAAAGAACAGTCCTTGTTAATTGATCATTATCTTGTATTTTTCCA
This sequence is a window from Aegilops tauschii subsp. strangulata cultivar AL8/78 chromosome 7, Aet v6.0, whole genome shotgun sequence. Protein-coding genes within it:
- the LOC109760287 gene encoding alanine--tRNA ligase, chloroplastic/mitochondrial, yielding MLLPMRRLASSPSLPAVYPHISPARRSLGLRRQHGRGAPARRTSATPVVCCSGSLPVASQSSQSTMTGANPVTVAGTERSSEWSGDAIRRRFLDFYAARGHKILPSSSLVPDDPTVFLTIAGMLQFKPIFLGKEPRRVPCATTSQKCIRTNDIENVGRTSRHQTFFEMLGNFSFGDYFKKDAIKWAWELTTKEYGLPPERLWISVFEDDDEAFSIWLNEVGVPKERIKRMGEDDNFWTSGATGPCGPCSEMYYDFHPERGSLNADLNDDSRFIEFYNLVFMQYNKNDDGSLEPLKQKNIDTGMGLERMARILQNVPNNYETDLIFPIMEKAASMALVSYSKADNAMRTNLKVIGDHMRAVVYLISDGVIPSNIGRGYVVRRLIRRVVRTGRLIGMRGDGHENSEGAFLPSLAETVISLSSEIDPDVESRRKSILGELQREELRFVQTLGRGEKLLDELLDEALGSAGDIGDKPCLSGKDVFLLYDTYGFPIEITAEIASERGVTIDMKGFDIEMENQRKQSQAAHNVIKLSVGNETEIIKSIPDTEFLGYESLFATAVVKGILINGNPVENVSEGTDVEILLDRTPFYAESGGQVGDNGFLYVYGEEGGKQNAVIEIKDVQKSLGNIFVHKGTIKQGSVEVGKKIDAAVDGKLRQGAKAHHTATHLLQSALKSVIGSETSQAGSLVAFDRLRFDFSFHRPLTEKELLEIESLVNQWISDATHLETNVMALQDAKNAGATAMFGEKYGEQVRVVEVPGVSMELCGGTHVSNTAEIRGFKIISEQGIASGVRRIEAVAGDAFVEYVCSRDNYMRHLCSSLKVKAEDVNSRVETIVEELRTARNEASSLRSKIAVLKAASLASKAVLVEPHNVRILVENMGDVDADGLKSAAEHLVGTLQDPAAVILGSSPGDGKVSLVAAFSPGVVKLGVQAGKFVGGIAKLCGGGGGGKPNFAQAGGRKPENLPDALEKARAEIVAALSSKAS